A stretch of Physeter macrocephalus isolate SW-GA chromosome 8, ASM283717v5, whole genome shotgun sequence DNA encodes these proteins:
- the ESM1 gene encoding endothelial cell-specific molecule 1, with the protein MKSLLLLATLLVPAHLAAAWSTKYAVDCPERCDTNECKSSLRCKRTVLDDCGCCRVCAAGPGETCYRTVSGMDGVKCGPGLRCQFYSEEDDFGDEFGICKDCPYGTFGMECKQTCSCQSGICDRVTGKCLKFPFFQYSVAKAANQRFVSHTEHDMASGDGNAVREELVKENAARSPVMKWLNPR; encoded by the exons ATGAAGAGCCTCCTGCTGTTGGCCACGCTCCTGGTCCCCGCGCACCTGGCGGCGGCCTGGAGCACCAAGTACGCGGTCGATTGCCCGGAGCGTTGTGACACTAACGAGTGCAAAAGCAGCCTGCGCTGTAAGAGGACGGTGCTGGACGACTGTGGCTGCTGCCGGGTGTGCGCCGCCGGGCCGGGAGAAACTTGCTACCGCACGGTCTCAGGCATGGATGGCGTGAAGTGTGGCCCCGGGCTGAGGTGTCAGTTTTACAGTGAGGAGGATGATTTTGGTGACGAGTTTGGTATCTGCAAAG ACTGCCCATATGGCACCTTCGGGATGGAATGCAAACAGACCTGCAGCTGTCAGTCGGGCATATGTGACAGGGTGACCGGCAAATGTCTGAAGTTTCCCTTTTTCCAATATTCAGTAGCCAAGGCTGCCAACCAGAGATTTGTTTCTCACACAG AGCACGACATGGCGTCTGGAGATGGCAACGCTGTGAGAGAAGAACTCGTGAAGGAGAATGCTGCCCGGTCTCCTGTAATGAAGTGGTTAAATCCACGCTGA